In Candidatus Roseilinea sp., one DNA window encodes the following:
- a CDS encoding IS110 family transposase, with the protein MSKLSSHPSPSQLEVRTPQGLPLIQPHAAGADIGAQAIQICIPGPDNTQIVRTFGVYTADLQAAAQWLLENGIQTIAMESTGIYWIPFFEMLEQAGIHCCLISGAVTRRIPGRHKSDVLDCQWIQTLHSYGLLAESFRPEADLIALRALLRHRTQLIEHRAPHILHMQKALVQMNIRLPQVVSDITGQTGLAILRAIVAGERDPHKLAALRNYRCKKDEEEIAKALTGTWRKEHLFVLKQSLEMYDFYTRQIEACDAEIERTYSLTRPNWPDPDPDDTDPLPPNKRKSHSKNLPKETPVRIRQHLRRISGIDITAVDGLSLDLAQKIICEIGTDMSKFPSAKHFASWLKLAPNNEITGGKIIRSSTGKSHNRARQAFLQAAASLARSHTALGAFYRRLRARIGPAQAQVATAHKLARIVYHLLKFKVEYQAFTAQEYERTYREREIQHLQRKAAHFGLSLTPLPAAIAVS; encoded by the coding sequence ATGAGCAAGCTCTCGTCCCATCCTTCTCCATCCCAACTCGAAGTGCGCACCCCGCAAGGATTGCCGCTCATCCAGCCCCATGCGGCCGGGGCGGATATCGGCGCACAGGCGATCCAAATCTGCATCCCCGGCCCCGACAACACCCAAATCGTGCGTACCTTCGGTGTCTACACTGCCGACTTGCAGGCAGCCGCCCAGTGGTTGCTCGAGAACGGCATCCAGACCATCGCCATGGAATCCACCGGCATCTACTGGATTCCCTTCTTTGAGATGCTCGAACAGGCAGGCATCCACTGTTGCCTGATCAGCGGGGCAGTCACCCGCCGCATCCCCGGCCGTCACAAGAGCGACGTGCTCGACTGTCAGTGGATCCAGACCCTCCACTCTTACGGCCTGCTGGCCGAGTCCTTCCGTCCCGAAGCCGACCTGATCGCCCTGCGCGCCCTGCTGCGCCATCGCACCCAACTTATCGAACACCGCGCCCCGCACATCCTGCACATGCAGAAGGCGCTGGTGCAGATGAACATCCGCCTGCCGCAGGTCGTGAGCGACATCACCGGCCAGACCGGCCTGGCCATCCTCCGCGCCATCGTTGCCGGGGAGCGCGACCCGCACAAACTCGCCGCCTTGCGCAACTACCGTTGCAAGAAGGACGAAGAAGAGATTGCCAAAGCCCTGACTGGAACCTGGCGCAAAGAGCATCTCTTCGTACTCAAGCAGTCGCTGGAGATGTATGACTTCTACACCCGCCAGATCGAAGCCTGCGACGCCGAGATCGAGCGCACCTATTCCCTCACCCGTCCCAACTGGCCCGATCCCGACCCAGACGATACCGACCCCCTCCCGCCCAACAAGCGCAAATCGCACAGCAAGAACCTGCCCAAAGAGACACCTGTCCGCATCCGTCAGCACCTGCGCCGTATCAGCGGCATCGACATCACGGCTGTGGATGGCCTCAGCCTCGACCTGGCGCAGAAGATCATCTGCGAAATCGGCACCGATATGAGCAAGTTCCCCTCCGCGAAACACTTTGCTTCCTGGTTGAAGTTGGCCCCCAACAACGAAATCACCGGCGGCAAAATCATCCGCTCCTCGACCGGCAAGAGCCACAACCGCGCCCGCCAGGCCTTCTTGCAGGCGGCCGCCTCGCTGGCGCGCAGTCACACCGCCCTGGGAGCCTTCTACCGCCGCTTGCGGGCACGCATCGGCCCCGCCCAGGCCCAGGTGGCGACAGCCCACAAGCTGGCCCGCATCGTCTATCACCTGTTAAAGTTCAAGGTGGAGTATCAAGCCTTCACCGCCCAGGAATACGAGCGTACCTATCGAGAACGAGAAATCCAACACCTCCAACGCAAAGCCGCCCACTTTGGCTTGTCCCTTACGCCCCTCCCCGCTGCTATTGCTGTTTCTTAG